DNA sequence from the Patagioenas fasciata isolate bPatFas1 chromosome 19, bPatFas1.hap1, whole genome shotgun sequence genome:
TGTGGCCACGTGCACATGCAAggtctctgtgtcactgcataaattctcgttacttctgcttttattcacttttaaaggttttgtggctctaaggccacaccagctctcggggaaaatggtatcagcttgcagctttgccaggggtttctttactattaatttgtgacctttctcccccttgctcccaacagtgtggaatctgaggagtgggcgatgtctccagaccctgcagcacagcagcgctgtctgggtggtcagaaccgacggtgcccgcgttgtcagcgggtgcgagcgagggctggtcagagtctgggctgcggatacgggcgctctgatcaaagtgagtttcttcttaggtggatcgttttgtgctaaatgtttaaaaatctgtgctagtttatcacagcctttggttcttgccaaaaattttctgaagaaaaaaaaaagccccaaaccaaaggcagcctaaactggtaaaagaaaccacagatttatttgtaagcaaataatataaaacttgtttgcaaacaactgtcaattttaatgcagggtttgatgtgctgtgcctgaccccttcattcctgtagaaacgttcacctctgctcctgcaggaacattcagaccctgggaagaggttggggtctgaccaacagctcttggggttgggtctcacctgtcagcctaaaatatgaaaccttcacaactggtagcagttgatgcagctgaagcagctggatGGCTGCTCTGCATTTTAAAGGTTGAGGCTGGAGACTGCTAATTACCTTAGCAGGTGTCCAGAATCAGTGTTAGTCCACATTTGAGAGGAGTGAAGCTCTTTCTATCTGCAAATTGACAGCAATCTAGCAATCTAGCTGCAAATTGAGAGCATCTCAGATGcaggatttcccagctccagctgagctacaTTTGCGATTGTCCCTTTCATTACAGTCAGGGCCATTGGGTCTCTTCTCTCCTGGGTGAGTATTCAATGGATGATAAAGGTCTTGGTGTGGTGACATCTATTGAGCacataaataaagatggaaaattaatgttaattccACACCAGCAGCTCATTATCAGCAGCGAGCCCGAAATATTTCTGGTGACTATAAACCCAACAGTTATCCACAGAGTATATTGGTACATTAGAATAATACCTGATAAAACTACAATATAGTACATGAGGCTGGTATTGGGAATGCCATAGGATACCTTGGCgtatttacatctagattactgagggttacacctatttcttttactttgcagacattagaggagcaccaaggcccagtgaagtgcttgtcctttgaccagtggcaccttgtcacaggcagcaccgatgggagcgccctgggatggagcatgttgggaaagctgagcagatgcCTCGTAGCTTTCCACCACCCAAAGTAGGAATCGGATGCGTTTGGAGTTGTATTCAGCAATCTACTAAGTCTGTAAAGAAAACATCTTccttatagaaacacagaatgccttaattatcaagcttagtatctgaaatatccccacattcaacagtcttcatctttaaaagtgtcaggcactatgtgatcataaccagtgtttgtcagttaagacctataacaacctcaaatgcaaatattgcaacCACTTGTTCAGgaacagggatggcagggcaTAGTCTAATAATCCAAGGATCATAACCTGTATGCAAGAGGGTGTCATGCTACCTGGTCAAGAGAAGACACGGTCTATGTCAGAGGTGGCCAAGTTATATGCTGAACCCTGCCAACTGTGTactatgttattttctaatactcATTACAACTGTAccatcagattattttcttttactttcctggacataaaaatgcaattcaaaacacggcagatggccacagccacagtggctgctctgaggatgcgctgggtaggttggtttgggcagggagggattaTGAAGGACTTCGCTACCAGGCCTTTGAAATATCTCCATGAGCTTCTTTATTCAGGCTGTTGAtggaggcagagctctgcatctcctccaggacaaaagagggagctgatcgcgtctcctcgggaaagcacggtggatgtcccagcgctgcgtgttgtgtttccagggaagtcgtgtctctgcagctcctctatcTCCGGGTCATCAGCGGCTGCGCTGACGGGAACATCCGTATATTTAACTACCTGACTGGGACCTGCCTGAAAGTGCTGACGGCCGATACCAGCGGGAGCCCCATCTCTTCTGTCCATGTGTCAGAAAACAGGTTGGTGAGGGCAGCTGTCGTCTCTGAACTAAACTAGGTAGATAACTTGGTAATTGAAGGaattaagcatttttccttctcacaaataagctttaaagggctctactgcttgttgactgctttaataacttggttttgttagcagtggctaaaaatagatttgcttactccatccagcaattgacaatttcccgtttctatccaacttaagacacacagaggaactggctgcccgggcaagcggtggagtccccatccccgaaggtattttaaagatgtgGCACCTCAGGCCGTGGCTCAGCGGTGGACTCGGCAGTGCCGAGTTTATGgtcgacttcatgatcttaaCGGTTTTTTCCAGCTTAAAAGATTCTATGGACCAACTGTAAAGTTGAATTGAGCACCCAAATTTCTTAGCAGGTTGGGGACTCGAGccaaggcctgacaaagcctctacctgttccctgccttactgcctctttgtaaaagccagcagtggaaagttctcccaggtgtcctcacatctgcacctctgaagtgaaggtggttcccagcttctgcataagcaatggctaaaatgctggtgttttggtcacagctctgaaccacagcaaaatatgggctgctatgaagaaaactccatcccagccaggtcCGCTCCACCCCTCCAATTTACATTAAATGTCCCTCATAATATGGtgtctccagtttcttttggcattgcactgatctagctcactctactgctgcaagttttcatcctaatcatcttacaactaaatttattatagatctgaatgaaaagagccccacagagctcacACAGAGGTTGGGTTACAATGTGCAGCACCACCGATGGGGTTAATTGTTCCTGCTCCCTTAAACAAGTGCGGGTCATCTCAGAGGTGTTGAAGTGTCTGCAGGCACTAAGTCCTGGGTTAATGGTATTGgtgctttcacagcttttccttccctccttcaggatggtgataaattctccagccgtagtgctggtgttccagtttgaggaCGTCAGCTGGGACTACACCTTGGATGCTGCCCGAGAGGTGGCGGGGAAGACCAACCAGCAGCAGGCGACTTGGAGCAGAACCGCGGTTCCCTGCTGGCGAAGGCTGTACCACGACCGGATGCGCCGCCTGGCTCTGGAACCAGAAGGTGCTGGCGGCTCACGTTCTCAACCTGGGTCCGCTGCCGGTCACTGAAAGGCTGGGGAACACCTCAAAACATTACAAACGGCCTCTGCAACACGCTGGCGtttcctaaaatgaatttgaaataattgcaagtaTACGGCTGCCTTCGTCTTAATCAATATACAGACTCTGTGCTTTTCAAAAGTGCGGTCTGGGAGGTGTGCTGTTGGTTTCAATGGTTCCGTCACTTGTAGGCTTTTGTaaaacttttgtgcctttttagaaaggtttggtATAAATTCGAGACATTTGTCCAGACAGTGTGTGCACATCCGCaggcgtcgcaagaagagccagagggcaCGGGTGTGTTGCAAAGAGCGAGcttcattttagttccctctctaccgggggatctccgaagcctcacgggagctcccagcagaggtgacaccggcagggacgcaggcgctggtcagttcagccctgctgggagctctgagctgctgagctcacctgtgcttcgaggcttcaggcaggcgcagcctcctgctctttctcacaccagagcaggaatctcagccatagtgatgaggtgcctggagtttctcacaggcctatggtatctaacacagaggttctgctcgtcaagcacacaaggtcagtaaaacaatgagtgtgatgtgtgtgcttttttacagacaggtgcaagtcacttgagcgtatttacatttaactaagctCCTCGCCAAATGTTTTGCTGTATCCCCATACAGACAGGCACTGTTGTTTTTCCAGCTCAGtaacagagaaatcagtattattcacattattacagctggtgtgcagggaaacaggctgctggttcagttctgatttattagaaaatactccagaaagCCACAGGACACCTGCGTTTGGGATCTGCCATCCGTGGGAAATGCAATTGGACATGAGCAGGCACCTTTTAAATcgtaacacagtgattttttttaatcagcagttatttaatgcaggacgtatcacagatcttccagctccacagtcaaactgtgtattgcagggaaactgagaaagttttcatgcttttaaggCCACCGGGTGTTGACCTCACTGATGTGGCTCTACTTGGTAAGGGACGCACAGTTtgtagaaacaggaaacaaataggAGTGCAGCGTATTGTAATTCTAGTGGCAAAAAAGTGCGGGCTGTGTGTAcatacttaatattttaaaagatctaCATTTGCTGTCATCTTTGAATGCTGTGAAGTTTTCTGCTAAACAAATGTTTGGATTTTTTCTATTCCCTAGACCTTCAGAGGCTGTGATAAGAGGCGAAACAGTAACCAAAGACTTAAAGCCTGACGGTTATGaatgttttatttacattttaaaggTTGGACACCAGTGAAGTTGAgattacttttttgttgttttctagcTCTCTCCAAGAAACCGATGAAATCAGCGGCTTGCCAGCAGCACCCGCATTTGCTCGAGATGAAGCAGAGTTCTCACGTTCAGGCAGAGCAGCGCAATAAACTGTGTGGTCCTGACACCACACAACCCCGCGCCCTCACCTCGGGAAAACTGGCGAGAGCACGTTCTAGAGGATTCCCGGCAGATATTCCTGGTGAGGACCCTTGGCGGGTAGGCAGGACAGCGATTCCTCAAACGAGTGCACCTCAGATAAAGTAAAGAATGAAACACGAGGATCTCTGGAAGCCAGGCCTGCTCGGGATGGAAGGTTTGCAGTGCTCACACGCATCACTGGCAGAGCCTGTGATGGCTGCAGAACCTGCTGTGCATTGAAGACACAGGACAAGTGCTCAGCTCTAGCTGTACGGCTCTACTTCTCTGCTGTCTAGGGGGTTTTGTTATATCcttgttctgtttttcatttctttaacAGGTGTAGCAGAATCACGCACAAAATTTGAGGAGCTGGTATTTAATCCATAGCAGCAACtcagaaaattgtttaaaaaaattaggTGTGAATTGTCTCAGCCAACAGTGACACGGCAGCCTGAGACATGAGAATGAGAGACCACTGAGACCGCAAATGTGGCCTGTGACCATACGGCATTTGTCCCAAGTTAATTTTTCTAAAGTCTTATATTCAGAATGTTTTGGGGCCTTGAAGTTGAAGGCAGACTCTGAAATAGAACTTCAGAGAGCTGTGCCCATCAAAAATCTCTAACCCCACATTCCCATGTTTGTAACTAAGAAGCGGGGTCATGTGTATGTGCAGATTAATCAGTTCTAAATTCCGTAAATGAGGAACAAGCACCGCTTTCATTAGTTTGCTTTGCTGtgctctgcctttctgcactgaacTTAATGTTCTCTGAACTATATTTCCAGGGGGCAGAAGTTCCAGCTGGCCAGACTGGAAAAGGAGAATTGTTGTTGCAAAGCACTGACATGGGAATGACATGGCAGAACACAGTGACAAACGTATCACTATGGCAAAGTCCGTGGGGCTGAGCATTTTACACAATCCCCGTCCAGTTCTTAGTCAAGGCCATAATCGCACAACCTGCCAATGATGATCAGAAAAACTATTTTTGactcctgctgtgttgtatttttgggAACAGGTAGCAGACTCCAACATGGCCCTCCTATCAATGTACCTGCGCATCTTGACAAGGCAGAATCCACTTGgcaatttggaaagagaagaggtgaaagtGGTCCCATGTCCGTTGACAAGTTCCTCTTAACGCTCAACACGCTGCAGAATGCCCGCAAGGCAGCCGCCCTCAGGTACCCCGTTCATCGCCACGCAGAAGTCAGGGAAGTCTGTGAAAGTGAGCAACACCACCCTGAAAAGGTACAAATACACAAACCCTCCCTGCAACGCAAAAACGATCAGGCAGCCCAGCTCCAACGTGCGAAATTGCACAGTGATTCTCTGACCCCAAGGGTAATCTCTGTGCCCtttgaaaccaaaatgctgcagctcaagctgaaaaactctttgcatggccccactgtgaagtcctccatccctgctccctctgttgTGCGGCTCAAGACTTGCTCTGGGTTGCTGAAGGACAAGAAAGCTCCTGGTGAAGTCATTCCTCCCCCTGGAGATGGGGTTCAGGTTGTTGATCCCgttacagctgctgctgagaggaccAAACCAACGCATGCGACCATTGCACAAACGGGAAACAAAGTGGCttccaggagaaaaatctctttttgcacGAGTGCTGCAGACCCTTCCCAGCCTAACGGTGGGTTCAGGCTTCTGACGGAAAAATGGAAGGAGCGGTGCGAGGCAGCTGTTGCAGCTCAGtgtaaggcagagcagcagctcacggAAGAACGGGAGCGAGCGCGCAGGAAAGCCTGGCTACGGAAAGCGAAAGGCCTGCCTGTGGACTCTTTCACTGGGGAGGGGAAGATACCCGCTCCTGAGCTGGGCTTTAATACATTTATCTGAGCTGATCCCTCAGTCCAACAACCAACCGTTATCTGAGGGTTCTGGCGTCCAGCTGCCACGACCCATGTAGTTTCTAAGTATAAAAGACGTCTCccctgtatgtttttttctgaagagatattcTTGGTGTATTCAGCTATTTCCCAAGGCAGTGAGTGGACTGAGTCCTGTCCTGGATTTATCCTGCTAGACCTGCTGGTAATACAGACACTAATAAAGCTCGACATGTGTCTCCAAGCTGtctcaatgataataataaatcttATTGGAGATTGTGTGGATTGATTAGAGTTTATAAGCTGAAGAAGTGTGGACCGAGCCTAGGGGGTGGTGATCAGTGTCGCAAAGTCTACGTGGAGGCCGGTAACTAGTGGTGCAGCACACAGGGCAGTCCTGGGTCTGATTTTGTCTGGCATGTTTGTTATAACGATGTGGATGAGGGGGAGCTGTAAGCAGCAGTTTCACTCTGGGAAACTCTCCTTACAGTAGAGTGGTGgtgatttttgcttcatttatttgagcgtcatcttcaacttccaaaccctgtgattaagtcaggcctcacagtgaaaaataatgatagttgtccctcaaagaaaaaaatgaacggGTAATTAAAACTAAGGGTCCATGTAGAACCGTGAAGGTGTGGGAGCAGGACTGTTGTAGATCTGGGGATGAGCAAGGCTGAGAGGTTGGGTATTTGCCTCACTGCAGCACATCCGTGGTGTGCTACAGGGATTATGGTGTCTGAGGTGGCTTTGCTGACTTTAGTTTTAGAACAGGAAGCAGCAAGGATTTCACACTTGGCCACAGGAtggcactttctgaaaagcaatcggGCTCAATCCCAGCACGGCCTttggcacagcccctggggaaaaaTCTAATAAAGGGAGCCTGctggaaaaacatcacagaaagactgatgaCTTTTTAGTTGTGCTGAAGTGAGAAGGATTAGTGTTGTCTTCCTATTTGTAGCCAACAAATCAGCATCTCCCCATGGGTGTGGATGCTCGGGCACTTCTAAGGTGCTGCagccaacagaaacagcaagaaatgagTGAAAAGGCAGCGCTGGAGCCAGTCCTGCCCTCGGCTGTAGCTCAGCGCACGATGCGAAGCTGGGACCtgggcatctgagatgccttgGAAGGGAATTAACATATGGGAAGATGTCATACATGGTATGTGAAATCACTTATGAAGGTAACTATAAGGAGGTTGTTTAACtatctttgcaattaatttctgaattaaattGACCTTTCCGTGCACCCAGTCCGtgggtgagcagaggtgacagagggacacGTGTGTGCAGGGCATGATGCGGCCACACACACGGAGATGAAACCGGAGAGCTGGCAAGAGAGTTTTGGTGGAGTTCTACTGTAAACAGGTTCCACTTGTGTTGTACTTGTGTCATCCATAAAGTGTAGATGATATAACCCTGAttcaataatcatagaatcatttcaagattgagtccaaccataacccacccctggcactgccacatgtcctgagaacctcatctctgcatcattcaaacccctccaggactggtgactccagcactgcccgtcagcatggggacggtcacgtcctactgctgtctgctcccggagagggctggcggagcaggtggctctgcagggtcaGGACCAGGCAGGGGGATGTGGCAGATGGgacctcccgctaccttccgggccgtggccagagcctgggcatcctcctgcacggcctcacacaggcgggggagccgctccctgttcccacggagcttttCTTGTTCCCTCTGTGGTCCAacgctcgccaccccaccggccaccttcatgctcccacatccccacctaaaagcaccagcAATGCCCAAGCCTTGGTTCTGCTGGGACacggagagacaggcgaggatggtcagaaatcccaacaggcaggggcagggacagtcgccgtgggacgcgtccccgctatgctctcctaccgtcatcacTGCTCCTACCGTCTCTCTCcgcaaaggaaaccatcacgttccgaggatcgctcgacatggggccaccgccattcttctcacttgggacgggccatcaggaggagcctggtgcgggtccccaaagaccccagcagggatggacaccccacgtaccttgctgctctcgtccaggatcttgcactcagggggcaggtgggccacccgctgctccaggtactgccacttctggaccaggcactggagcttctcctccagcccccaggacaggggagaatcatcctggagacagaaccACCTTgatgggcaaaatgagccacttggggtgatggtggctgcgccaagtgtcaccgcgctgtgtcactgcaccacccagcgctggggggctacctgcccacccaggcgcctttgtcccttcctctgctccctgtgcagcagagtggcccgtgagagctcgggcaggatgtgctcccatgtccccccaggatgggaccctgccccacgttCTCACAGggaagagagcctggaaagaggctttgttctcagctgctctgggtcgcccatggtgtggctgggctgggacaagcaccagccgcctccttccccagggcagctggagctggtcacatcgttgtgcaggttttggcagtcgttctccttgctggtgctcttcagatgacctgaatcccagagcacgaaATCTTTGCCATTGATATTTGTCCTAAACAGGCACCggtgtcagagccggcgagctccggagtgagagccgtgctgtccccgcgctgtcctttgtccctgcgtgagcagtgaaagcctggcagctgtgtgggggtgttatttttctctgctaaagtggctgaagcatttcaaagggttccccaggtgtgcttggcagagagctaaagccaggcacctttccctggtctctgcatcacccaagagaattcagttttgcttttccaccaaacCGAGTGGTGCCgtggatgcgctggagggaatgtcaaggtctgattacaagctcgccctcccttggagttaaccctcgggAACTCTCAGCTAATGGCGTTTGGTACTCTGATGTTAcacgtgtttcatcttttggccgtttgaaatacgtacatgtttctatagatactttttcaggtacgttttgtgcatctgcacatacaagtgagaaaagccaagatgttcagccccactggatcgactgttttgctatgctgggagtgccacaacagattaaaactgacaacagtcctggatacactgctagatccatgcaataatttctatagcagtggggtgtttcgcatgtcacaggtgttccacattctcccactggacaggccatcactgaacgagcacattccacactgaaacacatgttattaaaacaaaaaagggcaaatatggtgcctcaagaacaatcagacaatgcaatatatgctttaaatgttttgaatcgtactgtgcctccctcctctatcgcagcagtggaaaaacactgccgtgttccagattcactgtctcagagaccaaaggttttataaccggatcccctgcacaacagtcagtggcaagggcctgtagttaatcgcctggggaagggctctgcttgtgttcttcttccaacaggaccaaagtggcttcctgtgaaatacgttaaacctttctacgagctggacaaacacgatgcaggacctaatgccagagatccagcatctgtccctgcggcagaggacaacaaagaaatagaagagatcaaaggaagaggcactgccatatcagaatgatacagatttacatgatGTGGACTGGCGACTAACTGTCGAAAGcactttcaatgcatttattttccttattagtatggctaaccagctttctccaatatttgttaataactgtaattgttgtaatttgtattattttgttgtaggttgatttgcaacaagaaaatgacacataaggtatgacgaTCCACAGCAGGcactcaaactcaccaacagaatgcccccttttgactttggaggcaagaggtgactgcaccaccactccaaagtagtttgccagatggctgtggtcgcaggctggattgtgaggcagttacacattcccctgaaatctggagctttcagtgaggaggttgacggctctttagcaccttctgtgccccactgtgcctgtccccacatacatacacctagaatggtaccaaggtgttgtcaataaacttcacctctaccaaccgatgggtcaggaggggtgggacccttggtcagtcgacagggtccttaacaaaggagatgcccagactcgctgagaagcttctggactatgttgtaacgcccacagccacatctggccaaacaatgaaacggggttcccgccgaagaccccctttgagtggtcttctcggagctgcgggtctgtgaactggagtcctttccttagacaggaacagcgtctaaggaaacttcctgggattaatgacaccccacttctttattggagtgagcgactgtttcttgtgagtaccctgaagtaaaaggcctccggttttgtttcttgtgagtgactgcatgcacgtcgtggatcctcattgttcttacaatattgtatttaaataatctccttagctgctatctgaacctgtattttctcttatcagagtgctaaatatgtgtaatactgttgaacttgaattctagtgtttatgagtgatatcaagtaaaataacagtctttgctaatgtgcaaggcctgatttaggatttagccagtaccctgcaaataattacacagtttgtaagagttaggactgtaagacaaaatggctaacattatctcatagcataaagtgattagaccctaaaacttcactttcagctctcagtctacgtatatgggtttttgagggatttggatatgcttgtgtgatgtttttcttgtagtccttcgaatcatctggacaatgatacagaatgcaaagaagaacaaagccagggtccttactgcgctcattgagaaccttggtctgtgaatgagtggttaAACAAGTGAGataaacatcgcatgagtttagtgtgttcttaataaccaTTAGTGGAAAGGcagctttttgtaaacatcttagtccaggcctgtacccgtaaatcctataaattgtcaatggtgaataaagaaggcagcctaggcctggggcagctctcggcttggccaggcgctgcgctccttcctgaacaagacctctgcctctgcgtgaatttctgtctgcgtcctggtgtgcgtggttcctaatcgccgcactccgggcaggagctcgctggtgcggtgacgtcttctcctcgcagacatggtgaggagttgggatgctgtgtctgagcacattcagtgaatgctcatgataaagcaattggcctttgtatcttctgctcacaacttaatggtttcagtagacctgaaattcctatgttgctgcgtgtcattgctcttccctcctttcaagacagctaaagcatctcagtgttcccttgcatctgacaaacaggccacagagcagattctccaaaaactgagatggaaaatggagtccagctttatcagagagaagtcttcaacacgttttgtggcttctctgttccccacagcccgagtgcaaagaccagaccaagagcctgaaacaactggcaccaggggaggctttagatgggatatagggaacaatttcctccccaaagggctgtggggcattggaacaggctgcccagggcagtgctggagtcaccatccctggagggttggacagacggagatgatgttctcagagatatgggtcagtgccaggggtggattatggttgggctccatgatctggagggtcttttccaaccaaaatgattaatgagtttttacagtttatctcaaaagatgggaacccccagttccaactctgctctttaccaaatgccttttagaggctgaagaggaaggagacgcaacacctcagcatatggagggtcttccccaaagcttcccagtgtcccttctgtctcctctgcacatcagggcagggcacaagggacaaagtaccaccagcacgctctgaaaggtcttcatttctaccagctgcaacctgatctgggtgaagatgtccctgctcatggcagaggttggactggatgagctttgaaggtcccttccaacccaaactgttctgtgagtctgattctgggattccatgattttcttctctatgaccttcaggctgtcagaatacctggaactggacattcccagctgttgaccaacagactctggctcttggattcggtgatgtcactgctgagaagtgggtttcttggttacctgaggctttggcagatgtttgtggacacacagcggcccactggtgcactcagagccgtctgggggacagaggtcccaggaagttgctggctccacagcatcaagtggggaaaagccaggctgcccccggctttcctctggccaggaacgccgtccccaccccagcccatccccagctctgcgaggagaacagctgggtgagggccagggcgatggggctgcctccaaacccaggtgagtgctcctcagggtttgacccccatgcgtcccgggtgacagaagtgacctaggaccccccattgcagcttgacca
Encoded proteins:
- the LOC136110117 gene encoding F-box/WD repeat-containing protein 10-like, yielding MQRRTRLLCPLTGRDEAVGPAAHRSPSNVFGCKNLISCLPSHLSLYIFGLLDEKSLEACASVNRFWAHLVEEVNKERECQKIIQESILYLQGLCPRRAVPTYAKRVDVTVPVLNEEGDVIEGHDCESKPQRGERREEKDNLQEAYRDLKTDTIQLEERNVFCGSYSVRVLMDQSDQSRIIHYSGGDLVAVGSASRKVRFLGMPGTKEVPPLLSGSAGSKALLLDENKGLVLSTGFDLSIRCWNIYSGACVKVFDGHRGTVTCLDLHEEQLVSGARDGMVKVWNLRSGRCLQTLQHSSAVWVVRTDGARVVSGCERGLVRVWAADTGALIKTLEEHQGPVKCLSFDQWHLVTGSTDGSALGWSMLGKLSRCLVAFHHPKEVVSLQLLYLRVISGCADGNIRIFNYLTGTCLKVLTADTSGSPISSVHVSENRMVINSPAVVLVFQFEDVSWDYTLDAAREVAGKTNQQQATWSRTAVPCWRRLYHDRMRRLALEPEALSKKPMKSAACQQHPHLLEMKQSSHVQAEQRNKLCGPDTTQPRALTSGKLARARSRGFPADIPGSRLQHGPPINVPAHLDKAESTWQFGKRRGESGPMSVDKFLLTLNTLQNARKAAALRYPVHRHAEVREVCESEQHHPEKVQIHKPSLQRKNDQAAQLQRAKLHSDSLTPRVISVPFETKMLQLKLKNSLHGPTVKSSIPAPSVVRLKTCSGLLKDKKAPGEVIPPPGDGVQVVDPVTAAAERTKPTHATIAQTGNKVASRRKISFCTSAADPSQPNGGFRLLTEKWKERCEAAVAAQCKAEQQLTEERERARRKAWLRKAKGLPVDSFTGEGKIPAPELGFNTFI